From the uncultured Trichococcus sp. genome, one window contains:
- a CDS encoding RloB family protein, with protein MENRRREHKKKFERPVGTKRPEKTFLILCEGTKTEPNYFRSFHVISAQVEIVGTAMNTMSLVNYAREVVKDRPDEYDEVWLVFDKDSFDRDIFNEAVFFCETHYRQGFRAAYSNEAFEIWYLLHFELIKKSISRFHYPDMLTKRLGFFYKKNHPHMYNVLLSRQPAAIQNAKKLYSQRSPSPARDNPSTTVFMLVEELNKHLRK; from the coding sequence ATGGAAAATAGAAGAAGGGAACACAAGAAAAAATTCGAACGGCCGGTCGGAACGAAACGGCCGGAAAAAACTTTCCTGATCCTTTGCGAAGGCACCAAGACCGAACCGAACTATTTCCGCAGTTTTCACGTCATCTCGGCGCAGGTCGAAATCGTCGGGACGGCGATGAATACGATGTCCTTGGTCAATTATGCGCGCGAGGTCGTCAAGGATCGGCCGGACGAATATGATGAGGTGTGGCTGGTCTTCGACAAAGATTCCTTCGACCGCGACATCTTCAATGAAGCCGTTTTTTTCTGCGAGACGCATTACCGGCAAGGGTTCCGCGCCGCCTACAGCAACGAAGCTTTCGAAATCTGGTACCTGCTGCATTTTGAACTGATCAAAAAATCGATCTCGCGCTTCCATTATCCCGATATGCTGACGAAACGGCTGGGCTTTTTCTACAAAAAAAATCATCCGCACATGTACAACGTATTATTATCAAGGCAGCCAGCCGCCATCCAGAACGCCAAGAAACTCTACAGTCAGCGCTCGCCGTCGCCAGCGCGGGACAACCCGTCCACGACCGTCTTCATGCTGGTCGAGGAACTGAACAAACACCTGCGGAAATAA